From the Serratia nematodiphila DZ0503SBS1 genome, one window contains:
- a CDS encoding DUF1097 domain-containing protein — MNVLFAIAVTTGILSGVWGWVAVSLGLIGWAGFLGCTAYFACPQGGLKGLLIGALTCCSGVFWAMAIIHGSELAPQWNLLGYLLTGVVAFLMCIQAKQQWLGFVPGTFIGACATFAGGGDWPLVTLSLLVGLLFGYAMKNSGLWWAARSEKARATPPIGPNAGSNGAAE; from the coding sequence ATGAACGTTCTTTTCGCCATTGCCGTTACTACCGGGATCCTCTCCGGCGTTTGGGGCTGGGTTGCCGTCAGCCTGGGGCTGATCGGTTGGGCCGGTTTTCTCGGCTGCACGGCGTATTTCGCCTGCCCGCAGGGCGGGCTGAAAGGGCTGTTGATCGGCGCGTTGACCTGCTGCAGCGGCGTCTTCTGGGCAATGGCGATCATCCACGGCAGCGAACTGGCGCCGCAGTGGAATCTGCTGGGGTATCTGCTGACCGGCGTCGTGGCGTTCCTGATGTGCATTCAGGCCAAACAGCAGTGGCTGGGGTTCGTGCCCGGCACCTTTATCGGCGCCTGTGCGACCTTCGCCGGCGGTGGCGATTGGCCGCTGGTGACGCTTTCCCTGCTGGTGGGCCTGCTATTCGGCTATGCGATGAAAAACAGCGGTCTGTGGTGGGCGGCTCGCAGCGAAAAAGCCCGCGCTACGCCGCCGATTGGCCCGAATGCCGGCTCAAACGGTGCCGCCGAGTGA
- the idnO gene encoding gluconate 5-dehydrogenase, which translates to MNNLFSLDNKTVLITGASRGIGFLLARGLAQQGAHILVNATTEEHARHAAERLREEGLRAEAAAFDVTDSQAVHAAIDRIEADIGAIDVLINNAGIQRRHPFTEFPEQDWDDIIAVNQKAVFIVSQTVARYMVPRRRGKIVNIGSMQSELGRDTITPYAASKGAVKMLTRGMCVELARYNIQVNGIAPGYFKTEMTQALADDPAFTAWLTQRTPAARWGDPQELIGAAVFLAADASAFVNGQLLFVDGGMSAAV; encoded by the coding sequence ATGAACAATCTGTTTTCACTGGATAACAAGACCGTCTTGATCACCGGCGCCTCGCGCGGCATCGGTTTTCTGCTGGCACGCGGCCTGGCGCAGCAAGGCGCGCATATTCTGGTCAACGCCACCACCGAAGAACATGCCCGGCACGCCGCCGAACGTTTGCGCGAAGAGGGGCTGCGCGCCGAGGCGGCGGCGTTCGATGTCACCGATTCCCAGGCGGTGCATGCCGCCATCGACCGTATCGAAGCGGACATCGGCGCGATAGACGTTTTGATCAACAACGCCGGCATCCAGCGCCGCCACCCGTTCACCGAGTTTCCGGAGCAAGACTGGGACGACATCATTGCCGTCAACCAGAAGGCGGTCTTCATCGTGTCGCAGACCGTGGCGCGTTACATGGTGCCGCGCCGGCGCGGCAAGATAGTCAACATCGGCTCGATGCAAAGTGAGCTGGGCCGCGACACCATCACCCCTTATGCGGCGTCCAAAGGGGCGGTGAAAATGCTCACGCGCGGCATGTGCGTGGAGCTGGCGCGCTACAACATTCAGGTCAACGGCATTGCCCCCGGCTACTTCAAAACCGAGATGACGCAGGCGCTGGCCGACGATCCGGCCTTCACCGCCTGGCTGACCCAACGCACGCCCGCCGCGCGCTGGGGCGATCCGCAGGAGCTGATCGGCGCGGCGGTGTTCCTGGCCGCCGACGCCTCCGCCTTCGTCAACGGGCAACTGCTGTTTGTCGATGGCGGCATGTCGGCGGCGGTGTAA
- the idnD gene encoding L-idonate 5-dehydrogenase: MKIQTQSCVVNGKRDVAVIAQEVDYRGQGTLVKISRGGICGSDLHYFQEGKVGNFQVRQPMVLGHEVIGEVVASDSPQLPAGQKVALNPSKPCGQCKYCLEQQSNQCVEMRFFGSAMYFPHVDGAFTQYKVVDSAQCIPYAADRDDRVMVFAEPLAVAVHAAKQPGDVAGKKIFVSGVGPIGCLLVAALKALGAAEIVCADLSPRCLAIASQMGANRCLHAADDDFSDYQQDKGYFDVAFEVAGHPLSLQRCLEITRAKGTVVQVGMGGSFPDFPLMLLIAKELNLLGSFRFVAEFALAVAWLAGDVVDPLPLLSAEFAGDQLAQALEFAGDKRQAAKVQLVF, encoded by the coding sequence ATGAAAATTCAAACTCAGTCCTGTGTGGTCAACGGCAAGCGAGACGTGGCGGTGATCGCGCAAGAAGTGGATTATCGAGGGCAGGGAACGCTGGTGAAAATCAGCCGCGGCGGCATCTGCGGCTCGGATCTGCATTACTTCCAGGAAGGCAAGGTCGGCAATTTTCAGGTGCGTCAGCCGATGGTGCTGGGCCATGAGGTGATCGGTGAGGTGGTCGCCAGCGATTCGCCGCAGTTGCCGGCCGGGCAGAAGGTGGCGCTCAATCCCAGCAAACCCTGCGGGCAGTGCAAATACTGTCTGGAGCAGCAAAGCAATCAATGCGTCGAGATGCGCTTTTTCGGCAGCGCGATGTATTTTCCGCACGTCGACGGCGCTTTTACCCAATACAAAGTGGTGGATAGCGCGCAGTGCATTCCTTACGCCGCCGATCGCGACGACAGGGTGATGGTGTTCGCCGAACCGCTGGCGGTGGCTGTCCACGCGGCGAAGCAGCCCGGCGATGTGGCGGGGAAAAAGATCTTCGTGTCCGGCGTCGGCCCGATCGGCTGTCTGCTGGTGGCGGCGCTGAAAGCGCTGGGCGCCGCCGAGATTGTCTGCGCCGATCTCAGTCCGCGCTGCCTGGCGATCGCCAGCCAAATGGGGGCCAATCGGTGCCTGCATGCCGCGGACGACGATTTTAGCGACTATCAGCAGGACAAGGGCTATTTCGATGTCGCCTTCGAAGTGGCGGGACATCCGCTGTCGCTGCAGCGCTGTCTGGAGATCACCCGCGCCAAAGGCACCGTGGTGCAGGTAGGCATGGGCGGCAGCTTCCCTGATTTCCCGCTGATGTTGTTGATCGCCAAAGAGTTGAACCTGCTCGGATCGTTTCGCTTCGTGGCGGAATTTGCGCTGGCGGTGGCCTGGCTGGCCGGCGATGTGGTCGATCCGTTGCCGCTGTTGTCGGCGGAATTCGCCGGGGACCAACTGGCGCAGGCGCTGGAGTTTGCCGGCGACAAGCGCCAGGCCGCCAAGGTGCAATTGGTGTTTTAG
- the elaB gene encoding stress response protein ElaB, translating to MARHSDAEQTTLDDDLRMLTETLEEVLQYTGDRADQAYIDIKSHAEQALSEVKARWANTGESYYARAKEAVHRTDDYVRDKPWHSVGIGATVGLVLGLLLARK from the coding sequence ATGGCAAGACATTCGGATGCTGAGCAAACTACGCTGGATGACGATCTGAGAATGCTGACCGAGACGCTGGAAGAAGTGTTGCAATACACCGGCGATCGCGCGGATCAGGCCTACATTGACATCAAGTCGCACGCCGAGCAGGCGCTGAGTGAGGTCAAGGCGCGCTGGGCGAACACCGGCGAATCCTACTATGCGCGCGCCAAAGAAGCGGTGCACCGCACCGACGACTACGTGCGGGATAAACCCTGGCACAGCGTAGGCATCGGTGCCACCGTCGGGCTGGTGCTGGGGCTGCTGCTGGCCCGCAAATAA
- the menD gene encoding 2-succinyl-5-enolpyruvyl-6-hydroxy-3-cyclohexene-1-carboxylic-acid synthase, with protein sequence MSTSVFNRRWAAVLLEALARHGVRHVCIAPGSRSTPLTLAAAANRSFICHTHFDERGLGHLALGLAKAAREPVAVIVTSGTAAANLYPALIEAGLTGERLVFLTADRPPELIDCGANQAIRQNGLYSSHPTLAIDLPRPTPDIPAAWLASSVDSAMARLQHGALHINCPFAEPLYGGDERHYADWSAALGDWWQSDRPWLQESETRAAPSPQPDWFSWRQKRGVALAGRMSAEEGAQVADWAETLGWPLIGDVLSQTGQPLPCADLWLAHPQAQRVLQDAQLVVQFGGSLTGKRLLQWQAQCQPEEYWIIDELPGRLDPAQHRGRRLRAGVAQWLAQHPAQPRAPWAAGLAALADKALTAASTHLHDNFGEAQLAHRLPELLPENGQLFLGNSLVVRLIDALTMLPAAYPVFSNRGASGIDGLISTAAGVQRATARPTLAVVGDLSALYDLNALALLRHCSAPTVLIVVNNNGGQIFSLLPTPEEERQRFYCMPQNVEFSHAAAMFQLDYARPENWRQLQQAVEQGWRRGGATLIELQVPPSAGAESLQYLVQQMAVQ encoded by the coding sequence ATGTCGACAAGTGTTTTTAATCGCCGGTGGGCGGCTGTGCTGCTCGAGGCGCTGGCCCGCCATGGGGTGCGGCATGTTTGTATCGCTCCGGGATCGCGCTCCACGCCGCTGACGCTGGCCGCCGCGGCCAACCGATCGTTTATCTGCCATACCCATTTTGATGAGCGCGGGCTCGGCCATTTGGCGCTCGGGCTGGCGAAGGCGGCGCGTGAGCCGGTGGCGGTGATCGTTACGTCCGGCACCGCGGCGGCGAACCTTTATCCCGCGTTGATCGAAGCCGGCCTGACCGGTGAACGGCTGGTGTTTCTCACCGCCGATCGGCCGCCGGAACTGATCGACTGCGGCGCCAATCAGGCGATCCGTCAAAACGGTCTCTACAGCAGCCACCCGACGTTGGCGATCGATCTGCCGCGTCCGACGCCGGATATTCCGGCCGCGTGGCTGGCCTCCAGCGTCGACAGCGCGATGGCGCGCCTGCAGCATGGCGCTTTGCATATCAACTGCCCGTTCGCCGAACCGCTGTACGGCGGCGATGAGCGTCACTATGCCGATTGGTCCGCCGCGCTGGGCGACTGGTGGCAGAGCGATCGTCCGTGGCTGCAGGAAAGCGAGACGCGTGCGGCGCCGTCGCCGCAGCCGGACTGGTTCTCCTGGCGGCAAAAGCGCGGCGTGGCGCTGGCCGGGCGCATGAGCGCGGAAGAGGGCGCGCAGGTGGCCGACTGGGCCGAAACGCTGGGCTGGCCGCTGATCGGCGATGTGCTGTCGCAGACCGGGCAACCGCTGCCCTGCGCCGATTTGTGGCTCGCGCATCCGCAGGCGCAGCGCGTACTGCAAGATGCGCAGCTGGTGGTGCAGTTCGGCGGCAGCCTGACCGGCAAACGCCTGCTGCAATGGCAGGCGCAGTGTCAGCCGGAAGAATATTGGATTATCGACGAGCTGCCGGGGCGGCTCGATCCGGCCCAACACCGGGGGCGGCGCCTGCGCGCCGGCGTGGCGCAGTGGTTGGCGCAGCATCCCGCGCAACCGCGCGCGCCGTGGGCCGCCGGGCTGGCGGCGCTGGCGGATAAAGCGCTGACGGCGGCGTCCACGCATCTGCACGATAACTTTGGCGAAGCGCAGCTGGCGCACCGCCTGCCGGAACTGCTGCCGGAGAACGGCCAGCTGTTTCTCGGCAACAGCCTGGTGGTGCGACTGATCGACGCATTAACGATGCTGCCTGCTGCTTACCCGGTATTCAGCAACCGCGGCGCCAGCGGCATCGACGGTCTGATTTCCACCGCCGCCGGCGTACAGCGCGCCACCGCCAGGCCGACGTTGGCGGTGGTGGGCGACCTTTCCGCCCTGTATGACCTCAATGCGCTGGCGCTGCTGCGCCACTGTTCGGCGCCGACGGTGCTGATCGTCGTCAATAACAACGGCGGCCAAATTTTCTCGCTGCTGCCGACGCCGGAAGAGGAGCGTCAGCGCTTTTACTGCATGCCGCAGAACGTTGAGTTCAGCCACGCGGCGGCGATGTTCCAGCTTGACTATGCGCGGCCGGAAAACTGGCGCCAGCTGCAACAGGCGGTTGAGCAAGGCTGGCGGCGCGGCGGCGCCACGTTGATAGAGCTGCAGGTGCCGCCGAGCGCAGGGGCCGAAAGCCTGCAATACCTGGTGCAACAGATGGCGGTGCAATGA
- the menH gene encoding 2-succinyl-6-hydroxy-2,4-cyclohexadiene-1-carboxylate synthase: MMLATRILQQGEAGRPWLIWLHGLLGNNNEWRVIAARCPEWPSLAIDLPGHGDSVAVSCRGFDDISAQIAATLQLRNIERYWLVGYSLGGRIAMYHACHGRHDGLQGVLVEGGNPGLEDEQQRRDRCEQDARWAARFRSEPIAEVLADWYQQPVFKELSHVHRQALIAARSVNSGPAIADMLEATSLGRQPYLAPQLRQLTVPLRVLCGENDPKFQRLARDAGLPLRIVPQAGHNAHLANPQDFVAELQTFLVNPG; the protein is encoded by the coding sequence ATGATGCTGGCGACGCGAATTTTGCAACAGGGCGAAGCGGGCCGCCCCTGGCTGATATGGTTGCATGGCCTGCTCGGCAACAACAATGAATGGCGGGTGATCGCCGCGCGCTGCCCGGAATGGCCGTCGCTGGCCATCGATCTGCCCGGCCACGGCGACTCCGTGGCGGTGAGCTGCCGCGGCTTCGACGACATCAGCGCGCAAATCGCCGCGACCCTGCAACTGCGCAATATCGAGCGTTATTGGCTGGTGGGCTACTCGCTCGGCGGGCGCATCGCCATGTATCACGCTTGCCACGGACGCCACGACGGTCTGCAAGGCGTGCTGGTCGAGGGCGGCAACCCGGGGCTTGAGGACGAACAACAGCGCCGCGATCGTTGCGAGCAGGATGCGCGATGGGCGGCGCGTTTTCGCAGTGAGCCGATTGCCGAAGTCCTGGCGGACTGGTATCAGCAACCGGTGTTCAAAGAGCTCAGCCACGTGCACCGCCAGGCGCTGATCGCCGCGCGCTCGGTCAACAGCGGCCCGGCGATCGCCGACATGCTCGAAGCCACGTCGCTCGGGCGGCAGCCCTATCTGGCACCGCAGCTGCGCCAACTGACCGTGCCGCTGCGGGTGCTGTGCGGTGAGAACGATCCCAAATTTCAACGGCTGGCGCGCGACGCCGGGTTGCCGTTGCGCATCGTGCCGCAGGCCGGCCACAACGCGCATCTGGCCAATCCGCAGGATTTCGTCGCCGAGCTGCAGACCTTTCTCGTTAACCCTGGTTAA
- the menB gene encoding 1,4-dihydroxy-2-naphthoyl-CoA synthase, translating to MLYPNEEQLYAAIAWQDCTGDFEDILYHKSADGIAKITINRPQVRNAFRPQTVKEMLDALANARYDDGIGVIILTGAGDKAFCSGGDQKVRGDYGGYRDDSGVHHLNVLDFQRQIRTCPKPVVAMVAGYSIGGGHVLHMMCDLTIAADNAIFGQTGPKVGSFDGGWGASYMARIVGQKKAREIWFLCRQYDAAAALDMGLVNTVVPLADLEKETVRWCREMLQNSPMALRCLKAALNADCDGQAGLQELAGNATMLFYMTDEGQEGRNAFNEKRQPDFSKFKRNP from the coding sequence ATGCTTTATCCGAATGAAGAACAGCTGTATGCCGCCATCGCCTGGCAGGATTGCACCGGCGATTTCGAAGACATTCTGTATCACAAGTCCGCCGACGGCATCGCCAAAATCACCATCAACCGGCCGCAGGTGCGCAATGCGTTTCGCCCGCAAACGGTCAAAGAGATGCTCGACGCGCTGGCCAACGCCCGTTACGACGACGGCATCGGCGTCATTATTCTGACCGGCGCCGGCGATAAGGCCTTCTGCTCCGGCGGCGATCAGAAAGTGCGCGGCGACTACGGCGGCTATCGCGACGACAGCGGCGTACACCACCTCAACGTGCTGGACTTCCAGCGCCAGATCCGCACCTGCCCGAAACCGGTGGTGGCGATGGTGGCCGGCTATTCGATCGGCGGCGGCCACGTGTTGCACATGATGTGCGATCTGACCATCGCGGCGGATAACGCCATCTTCGGCCAGACCGGCCCGAAAGTGGGCTCGTTCGACGGCGGCTGGGGGGCGTCTTACATGGCGCGCATCGTCGGCCAGAAGAAGGCGCGCGAAATCTGGTTCCTGTGCCGCCAGTACGACGCCGCCGCCGCGCTGGACATGGGGCTGGTCAATACGGTGGTGCCGCTGGCCGATCTGGAAAAAGAGACGGTGCGCTGGTGCCGCGAAATGCTGCAGAACAGCCCGATGGCGCTGCGCTGCCTGAAGGCGGCGCTGAATGCCGACTGCGACGGCCAGGCCGGTTTGCAGGAGCTGGCGGGCAACGCCACCATGTTGTTCTACATGACCGACGAAGGGCAGGAAGGGCGCAACGCCTTCAACGAGAAGCGCCAGCCGGACTTCAGCAAATTCAAGCGTAACCCGTAA
- the menC gene encoding o-succinylbenzoate synthase has product MSGANRSAALYRYSLPMEAGVVLRNQRLKTRDGWVVQLRQGEREGWGEIAPLPEFSRETPAQAERAALDWLQAWLADNEPEHSALPSVAFGLSCAQAELEQRLPTQADFRKAPLCTGDPDELFETLSALPGEKVAKVKVGLYEAVRDGMIVNVLLEALPDLRLRLDANRSWSRAKADGFAKYVNPAWRDRIAFLEEPCKTRDESRDFARATGIAIAWDESVREVDFVVQAEPGVAAIVIKPTLVGSLARCQALVAQAHAEGLTAVISSSLESSLGLTQLARIAHWLTPDTVPGLDTLGLMKAQVLRPWPGSALPLLDVSALECLWRG; this is encoded by the coding sequence ATGAGCGGGGCAAACCGCAGCGCGGCGCTATACCGTTACAGCCTGCCGATGGAGGCGGGCGTGGTGCTGCGCAATCAGCGGTTGAAAACGCGTGACGGATGGGTGGTGCAGCTGCGTCAGGGCGAGCGTGAGGGGTGGGGCGAGATCGCGCCGCTGCCGGAGTTCAGCCGGGAAACGCCGGCGCAGGCCGAACGGGCCGCATTGGACTGGCTGCAGGCGTGGCTGGCGGACAACGAACCGGAGCACAGCGCGCTGCCCTCGGTGGCCTTTGGGCTCAGCTGTGCGCAGGCCGAGCTGGAGCAGCGCTTGCCGACGCAGGCGGATTTCCGCAAGGCGCCGCTGTGTACCGGCGATCCGGACGAGCTGTTCGAGACATTGAGCGCTTTGCCGGGCGAGAAAGTCGCCAAGGTGAAAGTAGGGCTGTATGAGGCGGTGCGCGACGGCATGATCGTCAACGTGCTGCTGGAGGCGCTGCCGGATCTGCGGCTGCGGCTGGACGCCAACCGCAGTTGGAGCCGTGCCAAGGCCGACGGCTTCGCCAAATACGTCAACCCGGCGTGGCGCGATCGCATCGCCTTTTTGGAGGAGCCCTGCAAGACCCGTGATGAATCGCGCGACTTCGCCCGGGCGACCGGTATCGCCATCGCCTGGGATGAGAGCGTGCGGGAGGTGGACTTTGTGGTGCAGGCCGAGCCGGGTGTGGCGGCCATCGTGATCAAGCCGACGCTGGTCGGCAGCCTGGCGCGCTGTCAGGCGCTGGTGGCGCAGGCGCACGCGGAGGGGCTGACGGCGGTGATCAGTTCCAGCCTCGAATCCAGCCTGGGGTTGACCCAGCTGGCGCGCATCGCCCATTGGCTGACGCCGGACACCGTGCCGGGGCTGGACACGCTGGGGTTGATGAAGGC